In one Rhodococcus sp. B50 genomic region, the following are encoded:
- a CDS encoding bifunctional sugar phosphate isomerase/epimerase/4-hydroxyphenylpyruvate dioxygenase family protein, with the protein MRRGIATVSLSGVLADKLDAIAAAGFDGIEIFDNDLIASPLSPTEVARRCADLGLSIDLFQPIRDIEGVDPRRFPDVLHRVRRKLEVMNELGSTTFLACSNALPNAIDDPELSAEQLRAVGELAASHGVTFAYEALAWGRHVNRVGQAWNLVERADHPAVTLAVDTFHMLARGDDGRALAGIPGERIGFLQVADAPVLEMNVLEWSRHFRCFPGQGMLDVSGVVAAVLDSGYDGPLSLEVFSDVVREADPHVTARDAMRSLLFLEDRLGARVTGPAREKVTVAPPVPARTDAAFVELAAPDRTDYPALLTGLGFHVAGRHRSKPVAWWRNGGANVVLNEEPAPGPAATALGLVAPDVAAVAERAASLLWPAVDRTRGEGEAGLPGITSPSGLHVFVSAEPGETDDWHNDFVAGDAPDTPAADEGWLGLDHVDVTVAADDLNQELSFFRTLFGLRPEDPEEYIQPQGRLRIRALRAEKGDLRVALNVSETGATPQPPGVTQLAFATADVADSVRHARARGVEFLRPPTNYYADLDARFALDPELLAVLQSNGLLYDRNDDGGEFLHAYTLPVQGGFQVELLERRGGYTGYGSPNAHVRLAAAARAGSAVT; encoded by the coding sequence ATGCGCCGCGGAATCGCCACCGTCTCGCTCTCCGGTGTTCTCGCCGACAAACTCGACGCGATCGCCGCCGCGGGATTCGACGGAATCGAGATCTTCGACAACGACCTCATCGCGTCGCCGCTGTCCCCCACCGAGGTGGCCCGGCGCTGCGCCGATCTCGGCCTGTCGATCGATCTGTTCCAGCCGATCCGCGACATCGAGGGCGTCGACCCGCGGCGGTTCCCCGACGTCCTGCATCGCGTCCGCCGCAAGCTCGAGGTCATGAACGAGCTCGGCTCGACGACCTTCCTGGCGTGCTCGAACGCGCTGCCGAACGCGATCGACGACCCGGAGCTGTCCGCCGAGCAGCTGCGCGCCGTCGGTGAGCTCGCCGCCTCGCACGGGGTCACCTTCGCCTACGAGGCGCTGGCCTGGGGGCGTCACGTCAACCGGGTCGGGCAGGCGTGGAATCTCGTCGAACGCGCCGATCACCCGGCGGTGACGCTGGCCGTGGACACCTTCCACATGCTCGCGCGCGGCGACGACGGACGCGCCCTGGCCGGAATCCCGGGCGAGCGTATCGGTTTCCTGCAGGTCGCCGATGCCCCGGTGCTCGAGATGAACGTCCTCGAATGGAGCCGGCACTTCCGCTGCTTCCCGGGGCAGGGCATGCTCGACGTCTCCGGGGTCGTCGCGGCCGTGCTCGACTCGGGTTACGACGGCCCGCTGTCGCTCGAGGTCTTCAGCGACGTGGTGCGCGAAGCGGATCCGCATGTGACCGCGCGCGATGCGATGCGGTCGCTGTTGTTCCTCGAGGACCGGCTCGGTGCGCGGGTCACCGGTCCCGCACGCGAGAAGGTGACGGTGGCCCCGCCGGTACCGGCGCGCACCGATGCGGCGTTCGTCGAACTCGCCGCCCCCGACCGCACCGACTACCCGGCGCTGCTCACCGGACTCGGTTTCCACGTCGCCGGCCGGCACCGCAGCAAGCCGGTCGCGTGGTGGCGCAACGGAGGCGCGAACGTCGTCCTCAACGAGGAACCCGCACCGGGTCCGGCCGCGACCGCGCTGGGACTCGTCGCGCCCGACGTCGCCGCGGTAGCCGAGCGGGCCGCGAGTCTGCTGTGGCCTGCGGTCGACCGCACCCGCGGCGAGGGTGAAGCGGGTCTGCCGGGCATCACCTCCCCCTCCGGATTGCACGTCTTCGTCAGTGCCGAGCCCGGGGAGACCGACGACTGGCACAACGACTTCGTGGCGGGTGACGCCCCGGACACTCCCGCGGCGGACGAGGGATGGCTCGGTCTCGACCACGTCGACGTGACGGTGGCCGCGGACGATCTGAACCAGGAGCTGTCGTTCTTCCGCACCCTGTTCGGGCTGCGCCCGGAGGACCCCGAGGAGTACATCCAGCCGCAGGGCCGCCTCCGCATCCGTGCCCTGCGTGCGGAGAAGGGGGACCTGCGCGTCGCGTTGAACGTCTCCGAGACCGGTGCGACGCCACAGCCGCCCGGGGTGACCCAGCTGGCCTTCGCCACGGCAGACGTCGCCGACTCGGTGCGCCACGCGCGTGCGCGCGGTGTGGAGTTCCTTCGACCACCCACGAACTACTACGCCGATCTCGATGCGCGGTTCGCGCTCGACCCCGAGCTGCTCGCCGTCCTGCAGAGCAACGGCCTGCTCTACGACCGAAACGACGACGGAGGTGAATTCCTGCACGCCTACACGCTCCCGGTGCAGGGCGGATTCCAGGTCGAACTCCTCGAACGGCGTGGCGGCTACACCGGATACGGCTCCCCCAACGCCCACGTCCGGCTCGCGGCGGCCGCCCGCGCGGGCTCAGCGGTCACGTAA
- a CDS encoding shikimate dehydrogenase — protein MTTAAPARTSFLLGLFGAGIGGSLTPAMQEREGFASGLNLTYRLVDAERLGYGAENLAEMLDWAQRFGFDGLNITHPFKQVVIPLLDELSDDAHDLGAVNTVVFRDGRALGRNTDWSGWGRAFRRRLPDAVADRAVLVGAGGAGSAVGYALLEQGAEHVSIVDVDVEKAQACATRLAKRFGDDRVRATTDLAGALTSAQGLVNATPTGMTGHPGLPVPADLVREDLWVSDVVYFPLETELIHLARSRGCRVVPGGGMAVFQAVGAFEYFTGVEPDAERMVRHFEELTS, from the coding sequence ATGACCACCGCCGCGCCCGCACGTACGTCCTTCCTGTTGGGCCTGTTCGGCGCCGGAATCGGCGGATCGCTCACCCCGGCCATGCAGGAACGGGAGGGCTTCGCGTCGGGATTGAACCTGACCTACCGCCTCGTCGACGCCGAGCGTCTCGGCTACGGCGCCGAGAATCTGGCCGAGATGCTCGACTGGGCACAGCGATTCGGGTTCGACGGGCTCAACATCACGCATCCGTTCAAGCAGGTCGTCATCCCGCTGCTCGACGAGTTGTCCGACGACGCCCACGATCTCGGGGCCGTCAACACCGTGGTCTTCCGCGACGGACGCGCACTCGGTCGCAATACCGACTGGTCCGGCTGGGGGCGCGCGTTCCGCCGGCGCCTGCCCGACGCCGTCGCCGACCGGGCCGTGCTGGTCGGGGCCGGCGGTGCCGGGTCGGCCGTCGGCTACGCGCTGCTCGAGCAGGGCGCCGAGCACGTGTCGATCGTCGATGTCGACGTGGAGAAGGCCCAGGCCTGCGCGACCCGCCTCGCCAAACGGTTCGGCGACGACCGGGTCCGCGCGACCACCGACCTCGCCGGTGCACTGACAAGCGCACAGGGCCTGGTCAACGCGACCCCGACGGGCATGACCGGCCACCCCGGGCTCCCCGTTCCCGCCGACCTCGTCCGCGAGGATCTGTGGGTCTCCGATGTCGTGTACTTCCCGCTGGAGACCGAACTGATCCACCTCGCCCGCTCCCGCGGATGCCGCGTCGTACCCGGCGGTGGTATGGCCGTCTTCCAGGCCGTGGGGGCCTTCGAGTACTTCACGGGCGTCGAACCCGACGCCGAACGAATGGTCCGACACTTCGAGGAGCTGACCAGCTGA
- the aroQ gene encoding type II 3-dehydroquinate dehydratase: MSARPIIAVLNGPNLNLLGKREPRLYGTATLADIEKSCRRTADDLGFDVDFRQTNHEGALIDSIHDLRESAAGFVVNAAAYTHTSVALHDALATVTAPIVEVHLTNVHAREEFRHRSYVAPVAKAVIAGCGPDGYEFAIRHLAALATDAGTGTAIDTDTKDSSR; this comes from the coding sequence GTGAGTGCGCGTCCCATCATCGCCGTGCTCAACGGGCCCAATCTGAACCTGCTCGGCAAGCGCGAACCCCGTCTCTACGGCACCGCAACACTGGCGGACATCGAGAAGTCGTGCCGCCGCACCGCCGACGACCTGGGATTCGACGTCGACTTCCGGCAGACCAACCACGAGGGCGCCCTGATCGATTCGATCCACGACCTGCGCGAATCGGCGGCCGGCTTCGTCGTCAACGCCGCGGCCTACACGCACACCTCGGTGGCGCTGCACGACGCGCTGGCCACCGTCACGGCACCGATCGTGGAAGTGCACCTGACCAACGTCCACGCCCGCGAAGAGTTCCGGCACCGCTCCTACGTCGCTCCCGTCGCGAAGGCCGTCATCGCCGGCTGCGGCCCCGACGGATACGAGTTCGCCATCCGCCACCTGGCCGCGCTCGCGACCGACGCCGGCACCGGCACGGCAATCGACACCGATACGAAGGACAGTTCCCGATGA
- a CDS encoding MFS transporter: protein MTENTTVQRTPRKAALAAWSGSALEYYDLAIYGTAAALVFPKIFFPEGNQAVATVASLATFGVAYVARPFGSILMGHIGDRFGRKLILVGTLLLMGVSTFLIGCLPTYGQIGMLAPILLVVLRLLQGLSAAGEQAGANSMSFEHAPDDRRGFFTSWTLSGTQGGQVLAPLMFLPVIALLSEEQLQSWGWRVPFWISAVIVLIGFLIRRSLDETPEFHAEKAHAEAPKAPLAVLFRHHWTGVLRVFFAAFIAMVNTAFQVFALNFATADEYGIGISDTTMLWLAIVANIIAVGTIPLWAMLSDRIGRKPVFVSGLIGSAVMVTAFLWSISRGDVPLVLVTGILLAGVIYSMPNAVWPATYAEYFPTSVRLSGMAIGTQFGFALAGFTPAIAGSLMDGNADNWYRVALFCVGAVVISLIAVATGPSGTHKVPTREIGLLPHDRNTTPVPAGAAS, encoded by the coding sequence ATGACTGAAAACACCACCGTGCAGCGCACGCCCCGCAAGGCGGCACTCGCCGCGTGGAGCGGCAGCGCACTGGAGTACTACGACCTGGCGATCTACGGCACCGCCGCTGCGCTCGTCTTCCCCAAGATCTTCTTCCCCGAAGGGAACCAGGCGGTCGCGACCGTCGCGTCGCTCGCCACCTTCGGCGTCGCCTACGTCGCGCGCCCGTTCGGGTCCATCCTGATGGGCCACATCGGCGACCGCTTCGGCCGCAAGCTGATCCTCGTCGGCACGCTGCTGCTGATGGGTGTCTCGACATTCCTCATCGGTTGCCTGCCGACCTACGGACAGATCGGCATGCTCGCACCGATCCTGCTGGTCGTGCTGCGACTGCTCCAGGGACTGTCCGCCGCGGGTGAGCAGGCCGGCGCGAACTCCATGTCGTTCGAACATGCCCCCGACGACAGGCGTGGTTTCTTCACCAGCTGGACGCTGAGCGGCACGCAGGGCGGCCAGGTGCTCGCACCGCTGATGTTCCTGCCGGTGATCGCCCTGCTGTCCGAGGAGCAATTGCAGTCGTGGGGCTGGCGAGTGCCCTTCTGGATCAGCGCCGTGATCGTGCTGATCGGTTTCCTCATCCGCCGCAGCCTCGACGAGACCCCCGAGTTCCACGCCGAGAAGGCGCACGCCGAGGCACCCAAGGCGCCGCTGGCGGTGCTCTTCCGCCACCACTGGACCGGCGTCCTGCGGGTCTTCTTCGCGGCCTTCATCGCCATGGTGAACACGGCCTTCCAGGTGTTCGCCCTCAACTTCGCCACGGCCGACGAATACGGCATCGGCATCAGCGACACCACGATGCTGTGGCTGGCAATCGTCGCCAACATCATCGCCGTGGGCACCATCCCACTGTGGGCCATGCTGTCCGACCGCATCGGCCGCAAACCGGTCTTCGTCTCCGGCCTGATCGGCAGCGCCGTGATGGTGACGGCCTTCCTGTGGTCGATCTCGCGGGGCGACGTGCCGCTCGTCCTCGTCACCGGCATCCTCCTCGCCGGCGTGATCTACAGCATGCCGAACGCGGTGTGGCCCGCGACCTATGCCGAGTACTTCCCCACCAGCGTCCGACTGTCGGGCATGGCGATCGGCACCCAGTTCGGCTTCGCGCTCGCCGGCTTCACCCCGGCCATCGCAGGGTCGCTCATGGACGGCAACGCCGACAACTGGTACCGCGTGGCCCTGTTCTGTGTCGGCGCCGTCGTCATCTCGTTGATCGCGGTGGCCACCGGACCGTCCGGAACCCACAAGGTCCCCACCCGTGAGATCGGCCTGCTCCCCCACGACCGCAACACCACGCCGGTCCCCGCCGGGGCCGCATCGTGA
- a CDS encoding LacI family DNA-binding transcriptional regulator, which yields MSAAPRSRKRATITVVAREAGVAASTVSRAFTNPGRVNAATRDHILEVADRLGYAPNPAARALESGRTNTLALLVPDITNPFFSGVIKGAERAAVASGRTLVLADTQESAATEAHIIRRLGPAVDGFVLAAARMPDDELRRVAELDAVTLVNRAIRGISCVVADYETGTRQIVDHLASLGHRSLLFLGGPPESWSGARRWAGLQTAAQAHDIVVRRFGPYSPTLGGGAAAADAAVAAGATAVVCHNDMLAIGVLRRLRERGVSVPEHVSVLGFDNIFGSDLCQPSLTTLAERTEDAGARAIEMLARQAYERVAVADELVLPTQLVVRESTGPVR from the coding sequence ATGTCGGCTGCTCCGCGTTCACGGAAACGCGCCACCATCACCGTTGTGGCCCGCGAGGCGGGGGTCGCAGCGTCCACGGTGTCTCGCGCCTTCACCAACCCGGGCCGGGTCAATGCCGCCACCCGCGACCACATCCTCGAGGTCGCCGACCGGCTCGGCTACGCCCCCAACCCCGCTGCCCGCGCCCTCGAATCGGGACGCACCAACACCCTGGCGCTGCTCGTCCCCGACATCACGAACCCCTTCTTCTCCGGCGTGATCAAAGGAGCCGAGCGCGCCGCCGTCGCCTCCGGGCGGACCCTCGTCCTCGCCGACACGCAGGAGAGCGCGGCCACCGAAGCGCACATCATCCGGCGGTTGGGGCCGGCCGTCGACGGCTTCGTCCTGGCGGCCGCGCGCATGCCCGACGACGAGCTCCGCCGCGTCGCGGAACTCGACGCCGTAACCCTCGTGAATCGCGCGATCCGCGGAATATCCTGCGTCGTCGCCGATTACGAGACGGGCACGCGCCAGATCGTCGACCACCTCGCATCGCTGGGGCACCGCTCGCTGCTGTTCCTCGGCGGCCCGCCCGAGTCGTGGTCGGGAGCGCGACGGTGGGCCGGTCTGCAGACGGCGGCGCAGGCCCACGACATCGTGGTGCGCCGCTTCGGTCCGTACTCGCCGACGCTCGGAGGCGGTGCCGCCGCGGCCGACGCCGCGGTGGCCGCCGGTGCCACCGCGGTGGTGTGTCACAACGACATGCTCGCGATCGGAGTGTTGCGCCGGCTGCGCGAACGCGGGGTGTCCGTGCCCGAGCACGTGAGCGTGCTCGGTTTCGACAACATCTTCGGGTCCGACCTGTGTCAGCCGTCGCTCACGACACTCGCCGAACGCACCGAGGACGCCGGGGCACGGGCCATCGAGATGCTCGCCCGGCAGGCCTACGAGCGCGTCGCGGTGGCCGACGAACTCGTACTTCCGACCCAACTGGTCGTCCGCGAGTCCACCGGCCCCGTGAGATGA